The Thermoplasmata archaeon genome window below encodes:
- a CDS encoding zinc ribbon domain-containing protein: protein MFCVKCGQQLPDDAKFCFKCGTPTPGGASAAGASTSTSHAAPTVAPAAAGGVQEFKCPSCGAPLKPVFGETVITCDYCGSSVSLGGSGWNEISKHTMLVPKLIDPDAMLGIVRAFMDTGFFNRKKFEESKIVDHKLSMIPYWILPVSASTNYQYTDIAVGVGSTVATMALSAAIGGAVNRQMGGGGMFIPIMAGPSVNSTRQDIITGEYEYPVLAVRALSNYQPKDYAFALTERTFFDRKSVPNGAPILNGDLTEEAAKNAAKAYVTQLQSEQAHKRHRMVSHFQSDVQVSEGELLHAPIWQVTIEHKGGTVVFLVDAHSGRVMNAPG, encoded by the coding sequence ATGTTTTGCGTGAAGTGCGGCCAGCAGCTCCCCGACGACGCGAAGTTCTGCTTCAAATGCGGTACCCCGACCCCGGGCGGCGCGAGTGCCGCAGGGGCCTCTACCTCGACCTCCCATGCCGCCCCGACCGTCGCTCCGGCGGCCGCCGGTGGCGTGCAGGAGTTCAAGTGTCCCTCGTGCGGCGCCCCGCTCAAGCCGGTCTTCGGGGAGACGGTGATCACCTGCGACTACTGCGGGAGTTCCGTCTCGCTGGGGGGGAGCGGATGGAACGAGATTTCCAAGCACACGATGCTCGTGCCGAAGCTGATCGATCCGGACGCGATGCTCGGGATCGTCCGCGCCTTCATGGACACCGGGTTCTTCAACCGGAAGAAGTTCGAGGAGTCGAAGATCGTCGATCACAAGCTGTCGATGATCCCGTACTGGATCCTGCCGGTCTCGGCGAGCACCAACTACCAGTACACGGACATCGCCGTCGGCGTCGGATCGACCGTGGCGACGATGGCGCTGAGCGCGGCGATCGGCGGCGCGGTCAACCGGCAGATGGGAGGGGGGGGCATGTTCATCCCGATCATGGCGGGGCCCAGCGTGAACTCGACGCGGCAGGACATCATCACCGGGGAGTATGAGTACCCCGTCCTCGCCGTCCGCGCGCTCTCGAACTACCAACCCAAGGACTACGCATTCGCGCTGACGGAGCGCACGTTCTTCGATCGAAAGAGCGTCCCGAACGGTGCGCCGATCCTGAACGGGGACCTCACGGAAGAGGCCGCGAAGAACGCGGCGAAGGCCTACGTGACCCAGCTCCAATCCGAGCAGGCCCACAAGCGCCACCGCATGGTGAGCCACTTCCAGTCGGACGTCCAGGTCTCGGAAGGCGAACTCCTCCACGCTCCGATCTGGCAGGTCACGATCGAGCACAAGGGCGGAACGGTGGTCTTCCTCGTCGATGCCCACTCCGGCCGCGTGATGAACGCGCCCGGGTAA
- a CDS encoding SPFH domain-containing protein, whose product MVTNQPIPPKGGSLFGSTTINWDDANKGPNVMWRVPRNIRLNDNIVVREDEMAVFYRDGKVLSYIDRPDRYALTSLNAPVVGGLVKALSGVQQEAEVYYLQKRIFDGKFGSSEPYIFRDPDFGLVSLRVFGSFRWRVSAADVFINQFVGTFGAASSDDVETRLRDQMVILVYNTLGKLKEQGVRVTDLAVQLTTIEQAVLGAAPDHFGPLGVEMNQLQGLSVNLPDEVQKAVNTRSQMGVLGVNYMQYQAGQAMTEAASNTSGTAGSLAGAGVGLGAGMGIGYGMSGQMSGMYGGGPSSPCPKCGALVPPGTRFCPACGAAIGAAPAPAGGPPCPKCGAATAPGQKFCPACGASLAAPAPRTCPKCSAVVAGSGKFCPNCGAALGS is encoded by the coding sequence ATGGTGACCAATCAACCGATCCCGCCGAAGGGCGGGAGCCTGTTCGGATCGACGACAATCAACTGGGACGACGCCAACAAGGGCCCCAACGTGATGTGGCGCGTTCCGCGCAACATCCGCCTCAACGACAACATCGTCGTCCGAGAGGACGAGATGGCGGTGTTCTACCGCGACGGAAAGGTCCTCTCCTACATCGACCGTCCCGACCGATACGCCCTCACGAGCCTGAACGCGCCGGTGGTCGGCGGGCTCGTCAAGGCGCTCTCGGGCGTCCAACAGGAGGCCGAGGTCTACTACCTGCAGAAGCGCATCTTCGATGGCAAGTTCGGCAGCTCGGAGCCGTACATCTTCCGCGACCCGGACTTCGGCCTCGTCAGCCTGCGCGTGTTCGGCAGCTTCCGCTGGCGCGTGAGCGCGGCGGACGTGTTCATCAACCAGTTCGTGGGAACGTTCGGGGCCGCGTCGAGCGACGATGTCGAGACCCGGCTGCGGGACCAGATGGTCATCCTCGTCTACAACACCCTCGGGAAGCTCAAGGAGCAGGGCGTGCGCGTCACCGACCTCGCCGTCCAGCTGACGACGATCGAACAGGCGGTGCTCGGAGCCGCCCCGGATCACTTCGGCCCGCTCGGGGTCGAGATGAACCAGCTCCAGGGCCTTTCGGTCAACCTGCCCGATGAAGTGCAGAAGGCCGTCAACACGCGATCCCAAATGGGCGTTCTCGGCGTCAACTACATGCAGTACCAGGCGGGCCAAGCGATGACGGAGGCCGCGTCCAACACCTCGGGAACGGCGGGTTCGCTCGCCGGCGCCGGCGTCGGTCTCGGCGCGGGAATGGGGATCGGCTACGGTATGTCCGGCCAGATGAGCGGGATGTATGGCGGCGGTCCCTCCTCTCCCTGCCCGAAGTGCGGGGCACTGGTGCCGCCGGGCACCCGATTCTGCCCGGCATGCGGGGCGGCCATCGGTGCCGCTCCGGCACCCGCCGGCGGCCCTCCGTGCCCGAAGTGCGGCGCGGCGACCGCTCCCGGCCAGAAGTTCTGTCCGGCCTGCGGCGCGTCACTCGCCGCACCGGCGCCCCGTACCTGCCCCAAGTGCTCGGCGGTGGTGGCCGGGAGTGGAAAGTTCTGTCCGAACTGCGGGGCTGCGCTCGGCTCCTAG
- a CDS encoding zinc ribbon domain-containing protein, whose amino-acid sequence MMPPPGPTEPAPRVCPSCHAPVGASDRFCPSCGGPIPAPPATAAAGSAPVDLREKVDQDRGTLKRLQLLVPGFRAYRQGEDIRAADSILRRQVADKIKNARTSAENARAALTQSGQFSVLMDLAPLISDLLTLEPKIRSAEQGYSGISPATRVGNADLDRLYEYDYGFVLAADQLDQTLAPLPALAAGANAADLQRLVASARSQVSQLQQAFQVRLKAVQGILVQ is encoded by the coding sequence GTGATGCCTCCCCCCGGGCCGACCGAACCCGCCCCGCGGGTCTGCCCGTCCTGCCACGCGCCGGTGGGTGCGTCCGACCGGTTCTGCCCGTCGTGTGGGGGCCCCATTCCGGCCCCGCCCGCGACGGCGGCCGCCGGTTCGGCTCCGGTTGATCTGAGGGAGAAGGTCGATCAGGATCGGGGGACCCTCAAACGATTGCAGCTGCTCGTCCCCGGGTTCCGAGCGTACCGCCAGGGCGAGGACATTCGCGCGGCGGACAGCATCCTACGCCGCCAGGTGGCGGACAAGATCAAGAACGCGCGCACGAGCGCGGAGAACGCGCGCGCGGCCCTGACCCAGTCCGGGCAGTTCTCGGTCCTGATGGACCTCGCCCCGCTCATTTCCGACCTCCTCACCCTGGAGCCTAAGATCCGGAGCGCGGAACAAGGGTATTCGGGCATCTCGCCGGCGACCCGGGTCGGCAATGCTGATCTCGACCGGCTCTACGAGTACGACTACGGCTTCGTCCTGGCGGCGGACCAGCTCGACCAGACGCTCGCCCCCCTCCCCGCCCTCGCGGCCGGAGCGAATGCCGCGGACCTGCAGCGCCTGGTGGCCAGCGCGCGAAGTCAGGTCAGCCAGCTTCAGCAGGCATTCCAGGTCCGGCTGAAGGCGGTCCAAGGCATCCTGGTGCAATAA
- a CDS encoding tetratricopeptide repeat protein, with protein MPGRVVVTEPPGPGELEPAHAVFQHARSLAERGAFPEAIAEYQEGLRSAPNDRGGLLGIARTFELAGDPAACVRVCDSLLAQRPEDVDVWRTRAEAYRALRNPQELLYSLTAIARLDPADRAVQIERSEVQEITGETRAAYDTLHAVLRIDGPDARDPTLYLRLGDLAARLSMVGEAEAAYGQVIEIDPERTRDVTLRRVRLLMESGRPDLALERLDAGSAPGTAPDPADDAMLLLRAEILSRAERPAEARAIYEEILRKEPSSAVAVAGTAHSLMEEGKHSEARELLRSSLGRIPRDERLVLLLAEAESGLGNRDEAAREVQHGLELLPKSSSLWIRLGELDISREDWAGAAAAFAHAVELVPGNASILLRAGFVAERRGDSTEALSLYDRAVQIAPHDGNAWTRRGLALLAARQPEPALASFDRALLIDPESDAAKEGKKAAGQKRRDFAIDRQGLAALRLEADLHRPITKNDLFVSLRVPFEMLDSVIAAMGRTPKIDVYRLPAAELAELEAVSVRLITSAVERWPGGIEPGSLSLADIAVLSPAETSLEQVQRLFAYLEAVLHLDIRPENLELTPDVEELARQAMSAGGDDRTVFELVRDLRIGIFKARLIQTVERAGGAAHAPLPTLTLGGGAAPAAAAFANAALPVLVAEPHFFPHEGAAGLVAGHPSGGGGYGVSLGGASAGLTPISHRRGAEPIRCIGCGGIAAITHVCGAPICEHCLGNFRQCPKCRYPVDQSNAPIGGPDRPHAHAAPVHAGPRPPLPAEEAEPVTPRAALTRRERAPPKDARDEPDRDDDEDEAPERPPREPRAPREAAARARPVVAPPSIAPAPEAAAARPPRRMRTDEEPRL; from the coding sequence ATGCCCGGGAGAGTTGTTGTCACTGAGCCGCCCGGCCCGGGCGAACTAGAACCCGCCCACGCCGTGTTCCAGCACGCGCGCTCGCTCGCCGAGCGTGGGGCGTTCCCGGAGGCGATCGCGGAGTACCAGGAGGGGCTGCGATCCGCCCCGAACGATCGCGGAGGGCTGTTGGGCATCGCGCGCACCTTCGAGTTGGCGGGCGACCCGGCGGCCTGCGTGCGAGTATGCGACTCCCTTCTCGCGCAACGCCCGGAGGATGTCGATGTATGGCGCACCCGCGCCGAAGCCTATCGAGCCCTGCGCAACCCGCAGGAACTTCTGTACTCCCTGACCGCAATTGCCCGACTCGACCCGGCCGATCGTGCGGTCCAGATCGAGAGGTCCGAGGTCCAGGAGATCACGGGAGAGACTCGAGCGGCGTACGATACGCTCCATGCGGTACTGCGCATCGACGGTCCCGACGCCCGCGATCCCACGCTCTACCTGCGACTTGGCGATCTCGCGGCTCGGCTCTCGATGGTCGGGGAGGCGGAAGCGGCCTATGGCCAGGTGATAGAGATCGATCCAGAGCGCACCCGCGACGTGACGCTCCGTCGGGTCCGTCTCCTGATGGAATCCGGCCGCCCGGACCTCGCGCTCGAGCGGCTGGATGCCGGGAGCGCTCCGGGTACCGCCCCAGACCCTGCGGATGATGCGATGCTCCTCCTGCGCGCGGAGATCCTATCGCGGGCCGAACGCCCGGCGGAAGCGCGCGCCATCTACGAGGAGATCCTTCGCAAGGAACCGAGCTCAGCCGTGGCCGTTGCGGGAACCGCCCACTCCCTCATGGAGGAGGGCAAGCATTCCGAAGCGCGCGAGCTGTTGCGCAGCTCGCTCGGCCGCATCCCCCGGGACGAACGACTCGTGCTCCTGCTCGCCGAGGCGGAGAGCGGGCTCGGAAACCGGGACGAAGCCGCTCGCGAGGTCCAGCACGGGCTCGAGCTCCTCCCGAAATCCAGTTCGCTGTGGATCCGTCTCGGAGAGCTCGACATCTCCCGGGAGGACTGGGCCGGAGCCGCCGCCGCATTCGCGCACGCGGTCGAGCTCGTCCCGGGGAACGCATCGATCCTGCTGCGGGCCGGGTTCGTCGCCGAGCGCCGGGGGGACTCCACCGAGGCACTCTCGTTGTACGATCGGGCCGTTCAGATCGCACCCCACGATGGGAACGCATGGACCCGCCGGGGTCTCGCACTGCTCGCCGCTCGGCAGCCCGAGCCGGCGCTCGCCAGCTTCGATCGCGCGCTGTTGATCGACCCCGAGTCCGACGCGGCCAAGGAAGGGAAGAAGGCCGCCGGCCAGAAGCGACGCGACTTCGCCATCGACCGACAGGGCCTCGCGGCCCTGCGCCTCGAAGCCGATTTGCACCGCCCCATCACCAAGAACGATCTCTTCGTCTCCCTTCGAGTGCCATTCGAGATGCTCGATTCGGTGATCGCGGCGATGGGCCGGACCCCGAAGATCGATGTCTATCGCCTGCCCGCGGCGGAACTCGCCGAGCTCGAGGCGGTATCGGTCCGTCTGATCACTTCGGCTGTCGAGCGATGGCCGGGCGGGATCGAACCCGGTTCGCTGAGCCTCGCGGACATCGCCGTGCTCAGCCCGGCGGAGACGTCCCTCGAACAGGTCCAGAGGCTCTTCGCCTACCTCGAGGCCGTGCTCCACCTCGATATCCGGCCGGAGAATCTCGAGCTCACCCCCGATGTCGAAGAGCTAGCACGCCAGGCGATGAGCGCCGGCGGCGACGATCGAACCGTCTTTGAACTCGTGCGCGACCTTCGAATCGGGATCTTCAAGGCGCGCCTCATCCAGACCGTGGAGCGTGCCGGGGGCGCCGCCCACGCGCCTCTGCCCACGCTCACGCTGGGAGGCGGGGCCGCTCCGGCGGCGGCTGCCTTCGCGAACGCGGCGCTCCCCGTTCTGGTCGCCGAGCCGCATTTCTTCCCCCACGAAGGCGCCGCCGGGCTCGTCGCCGGTCATCCCTCGGGGGGCGGGGGATACGGGGTGTCTCTCGGCGGGGCTTCCGCCGGGCTCACTCCGATATCTCATCGGCGGGGAGCCGAGCCGATCCGGTGCATCGGGTGCGGCGGGATCGCCGCCATCACGCATGTTTGCGGTGCTCCGATCTGCGAGCACTGTCTCGGCAACTTCCGGCAGTGTCCGAAGTGCCGCTACCCCGTGGACCAATCGAACGCACCGATCGGCGGGCCGGACCGGCCCCATGCCCACGCCGCTCCGGTTCACGCGGGCCCACGGCCCCCGCTGCCGGCAGAGGAAGCCGAGCCCGTGACCCCGCGAGCCGCTCTGACACGGCGAGAACGGGCCCCTCCGAAGGACGCCCGTGACGAACCCGATCGGGACGACGATGAGGACGAAGCTCCCGAGCGCCCGCCGAGGGAACCTCGAGCTCCCCGTGAGGCAGCGGCCCGAGCCCGGCCCGTCGTGGCCCCTCCGTCGATCGCGCCCGCCCCGGAAGCAGCGGCAGCTCGCCCACCTCGGCGCATGCGCACCGACGAGGAACCGAGGCTCTGA
- a CDS encoding HD domain-containing protein gives MRPPTSPPRKSIFDPVHGQIELEGAALALVGTREFQRLWGIHQTGFAHLVFPGANHTRLEHSLGTYWVAREMARHLDLDAPSTELAMVGGLLHDLGHPPFSHTLEPSMREVLGRGHEAVSRARIVGAEIPGVEEDPEAVTVPTTLEKHGLRPRDIADLVDPPRHRELHGLLRSMLHSAVDADRIDYLQRDAHYTGVAHGAIDAVRLLDTIRAHRDRIAFAEKGRMAVEGFLVGRALMYAAVYYHKTVRAAELMAQAAVERSEGYPESARVLFSWTDGELLTRLPDRGGLTARLVKGLLERRLYKRAYRLTELDAGRARRWARILRSPAERRQREDALAERLRAPPGSVLFDLAGLEPRGRPLDDWAAIAVLGRRGATYPFRAASPWRALVERPAADSPVVVYTAPRYRAAASRILARSPSLLP, from the coding sequence GTGCGGCCACCCACCTCGCCCCCGCGGAAGTCGATCTTCGACCCGGTCCACGGTCAGATCGAGCTCGAGGGGGCCGCGCTCGCGCTGGTCGGAACGCGGGAGTTCCAGCGCCTCTGGGGGATCCACCAGACGGGGTTCGCCCACCTCGTGTTCCCGGGAGCGAATCATACGCGACTCGAACACTCGCTCGGTACCTACTGGGTCGCGCGGGAGATGGCTCGCCACCTCGATCTGGACGCCCCTTCGACCGAGCTCGCGATGGTCGGCGGGCTGCTCCACGATCTGGGTCACCCGCCCTTTTCCCACACTCTCGAACCCTCCATGCGGGAGGTGCTGGGACGTGGGCACGAGGCGGTCTCGCGCGCCCGGATCGTCGGAGCGGAGATCCCCGGTGTGGAGGAGGACCCCGAGGCGGTCACGGTTCCGACCACCCTCGAGAAGCACGGACTCCGGCCCCGGGACATCGCCGACCTCGTCGATCCGCCGCGCCACCGGGAGCTCCATGGACTCCTCCGCTCGATGCTGCACAGCGCGGTGGACGCGGATCGCATCGATTACCTTCAGCGCGATGCGCACTACACCGGGGTCGCACACGGCGCGATCGACGCGGTGCGGCTGCTCGACACCATCCGAGCCCACCGCGATCGGATCGCGTTTGCCGAGAAAGGCCGGATGGCGGTCGAGGGGTTCCTCGTCGGTCGGGCCCTGATGTACGCGGCAGTGTACTACCACAAGACGGTGCGCGCCGCCGAACTCATGGCCCAGGCGGCCGTCGAGCGCTCCGAAGGGTATCCGGAATCCGCGCGTGTTCTGTTCTCGTGGACCGATGGCGAGCTCCTCACCCGCCTCCCCGATCGTGGAGGTCTCACGGCGCGACTGGTGAAGGGCCTGCTCGAGCGGCGCTTGTACAAGCGCGCGTATCGTCTGACGGAACTCGATGCGGGAAGGGCCCGCCGGTGGGCTCGGATCCTGCGCTCACCGGCCGAGCGTCGACAACGCGAGGACGCGCTCGCCGAACGCCTCCGAGCGCCGCCGGGGAGCGTCCTCTTCGATCTCGCGGGCCTCGAACCCCGGGGCCGCCCCCTCGACGATTGGGCGGCGATCGCCGTCCTCGGGCGTCGGGGCGCGACGTACCCGTTCCGAGCCGCCTCTCCCTGGAGAGCCTTGGTCGAGCGACCCGCGGCCGACTCGCCCGTCGTGGTGTACACCGCCCCGCGGTATCGGGCGGCGGCGTCTCGGATACTGGCGCGCTCGCCCTCGCTCCTTCCCTAG
- a CDS encoding EVE domain-containing protein codes for MARWLLKEDPESYRFSDLVRDRTTEWNGVHNALALRHLRAMRPGDEAIMYHTGAERAAVGILRVSSEPRPDPHDDRGSWSIEVRPVRALHHPVPLERLKQEAVFSDSPLVRIGRLSVLPLTGAQWNRVLALE; via the coding sequence ATGGCGCGATGGCTGCTCAAAGAGGATCCGGAGAGCTATCGATTCTCCGATCTCGTCCGGGATCGCACGACCGAGTGGAACGGCGTTCACAATGCGCTCGCGCTCCGGCATCTGCGCGCGATGCGGCCCGGCGACGAAGCGATTATGTACCATACCGGCGCGGAACGCGCCGCGGTGGGAATCCTCCGGGTCTCCTCCGAGCCTCGCCCCGACCCTCACGATGATCGGGGCTCCTGGTCGATCGAGGTCCGCCCCGTACGCGCCCTCCACCACCCCGTACCGCTCGAACGGCTGAAGCAGGAGGCGGTGTTCTCCGACTCCCCCCTCGTGCGGATCGGTCGGCTCTCCGTCCTCCCGTTGACGGGGGCCCAGTGGAATCGCGTGCTCGCTCTCGAGTGA
- a CDS encoding glycosyltransferase family 4 protein, translated as MRVVLVGTGVYPIPPPGYGAIERLIAQYAQALQAGGHAVTVVQEVRRQQPVDEYWFAGRLKGLLRSQTADIVHAQTPVVGNRIASLGIPYVYTTHSRNWFSVRGLTQRWGFRLERRAISRSAATICPTDRLNAEVSRRLGTHRPAELPTIPIGIDVGSWRPAEPPPATVSALAVGTVIPIKRWEQAAGALAGTGIRLRLAGPVPDRAYAERVRSAGPVEILGEIPDAQLQEEYHAASFLIHPSASEILPVAVLQAFACGIPVIGSEAIRPVLEDGIAGFIAVPDSRGSLASSLRALAVQLRDDRPLRARLGAGARRCAEERYSWPKIVAAHLDLYEAVRNRFGPALPG; from the coding sequence GTGCGCGTCGTCCTGGTCGGCACCGGGGTCTATCCCATCCCGCCGCCCGGCTACGGTGCGATCGAGCGCCTCATCGCCCAATACGCGCAAGCGCTGCAGGCCGGTGGCCACGCGGTCACGGTAGTTCAGGAGGTCCGGCGCCAGCAGCCCGTCGACGAATACTGGTTCGCAGGCCGGTTGAAGGGGCTCCTCCGTTCCCAGACCGCCGACATCGTTCACGCTCAGACCCCGGTGGTGGGGAACCGGATCGCCTCGCTCGGCATCCCGTACGTCTACACGACCCATTCTCGCAACTGGTTCTCGGTTCGGGGGCTCACGCAGCGATGGGGATTCCGGCTGGAACGCCGCGCGATCTCGCGCTCGGCGGCCACGATCTGCCCGACGGATCGCCTCAACGCGGAGGTCAGCCGGCGCTTGGGAACCCATCGCCCCGCGGAGCTTCCGACGATCCCCATCGGAATCGATGTGGGCTCGTGGCGACCGGCCGAACCACCCCCCGCGACGGTCTCCGCCCTCGCGGTAGGGACCGTGATCCCGATCAAGCGATGGGAGCAAGCCGCGGGCGCCCTCGCGGGAACGGGGATCCGACTGCGTCTTGCCGGCCCGGTGCCGGATCGCGCCTACGCCGAGCGCGTTCGATCGGCCGGTCCCGTGGAGATCCTCGGCGAGATCCCCGATGCCCAACTGCAGGAGGAGTACCACGCCGCGTCGTTCCTGATCCACCCCAGCGCGAGCGAGATCCTTCCCGTCGCTGTGCTCCAGGCTTTCGCGTGCGGAATCCCCGTGATCGGGTCGGAGGCCATCCGGCCGGTGCTCGAAGATGGAATCGCCGGATTCATCGCGGTGCCGGATTCGCGCGGCAGCCTCGCCTCGAGCCTTCGGGCGCTCGCCGTGCAGCTCCGAGATGACCGTCCGTTGCGCGCACGCCTGGGCGCCGGGGCTCGGCGCTGCGCGGAGGAGCGGTACAGCTGGCCGAAGATCGTGGCCGCTCATCTCGACCTGTACGAGGCCGTCCGCAATCGCTTCGGCCCGGCACTCCCCGGCTAG
- a CDS encoding iron-containing redox enzyme family protein has protein sequence MPSARGAGVAGHAGIVPEPTEKYDYLQRMEPEMTTLRELDTAIRTRHLLKHPFYTAWSRGELSLDTLRQYAGQYYHFESNFPRYVGGAYARLQRAEDRRVLLENLQDEEGSSPTHPELWIDFARGIGARWSARRPPAPTRPTRNLCSTYEALTIGAGEAAPALGALYAYEAQFAEVAAEKSRGLRAFYGVRAKSAHEFFRVHTVADVEHSAAERAVLARELRASPSAGPATGRAVDRTLGAWWSFLDSFAG, from the coding sequence ATGCCTTCCGCGCGGGGCGCGGGGGTTGCAGGGCACGCAGGAATCGTTCCCGAACCGACCGAAAAGTACGACTACCTCCAGAGGATGGAGCCGGAGATGACGACCCTCCGCGAGCTGGACACTGCGATCCGGACCCGGCACCTGCTGAAGCACCCGTTCTACACGGCATGGTCGCGCGGCGAACTTTCGCTCGACACGCTTCGACAGTACGCCGGCCAGTACTACCACTTTGAATCCAACTTCCCGCGCTACGTCGGGGGCGCCTACGCCCGGCTCCAGCGCGCGGAGGATCGTCGCGTCCTGCTCGAGAACCTCCAAGACGAGGAGGGGTCGTCGCCGACGCACCCGGAACTCTGGATCGATTTCGCCCGTGGGATCGGAGCTCGCTGGTCCGCCCGCCGGCCCCCCGCGCCTACGCGGCCCACTCGGAACCTCTGCTCGACCTACGAGGCGCTCACGATCGGGGCCGGCGAAGCCGCCCCGGCACTCGGAGCTCTGTACGCGTATGAGGCGCAGTTCGCCGAGGTCGCGGCGGAGAAATCGCGCGGCTTGCGGGCGTTCTACGGCGTCCGAGCGAAATCGGCCCACGAGTTCTTCCGAGTCCACACGGTCGCCGACGTGGAGCACTCGGCTGCGGAGCGAGCTGTCCTCGCCCGGGAGTTGCGGGCGTCGCCCTCCGCGGGTCCCGCGACCGGCCGCGCGGTCGACCGGACCCTGGGCGCCTGGTGGAGCTTCCTCGATTCGTTCGCTGGCTGA